TCTGATCGATGATTTGACGCCACTGGTTAAAGAACTTGAAGTCGCTGTCCTTCTTCAGCTGTATGATCAACTCTTTCCTCAGTTTGTTCTGCTTCTCCACGATGTTCCGCGTTATCTCCATCGCCGCGATCGTGCACGTGTGAATCAACTTCTCCTGCTTGTTAATCGACTTCGAAATACTTTGCTCTTGATCGTTCAGATGTACCGTCCTCAGATAGTCAAACTTATCGATCGTTTGCGTAAGCGTCCAGGCTCCAGTTTGAGGCCCCTCGATCGCTTGACAAAAGCTCTGCACAAACACCTGATCATCATCGGACAACTCCTTCTGGTTTACCAGCACAATGCTTTCACTGAAGACCTTCAGCATGGTCACGTCGCAAACCATCGACAGCTTGCTTCCCCCATCAATGTACTGTCCCAGCTGCCGCAACGTGTACAGCTTCAAACTGAGCGGTCGCTTCGGCAGCAAACACCAGATGATGATATTTCCTCCCCGTGGGTTCCCGTTCAACGTTCTGCTCATCAGTGTCTTGATCAGCAGAATCTCCGCGTCGGACACCGCGTGATGCGCGTCACTGTTGGTAATGAACTGCACCGCTTTGTCGTGCACCTGGTTGAAGCGGATGCGAACCTCGGAACGCGGTATCGAACTACCCGGAAGATCCACGGTGAATGCTGAAATTGTGTGTTGGTTAGGAATTACAGTCACTATGATCACATCAAGTTACTTACAGTTGTTTTTGTGACCGATGATCGACTCCGTCGGGCGGTATACAAAGAACTGCAACAGGTTCCGGTACAGAAGCGCGTGCACGTTACGAACTCCGCACGTAACCTTCGGATTCTTGTTCCGTTCTGCCAGCGTTAGTCCGTTGATCAAGTCCCAAAAAGGCtgcgaaaaaatcagtattactaaactgaaaaatcgaaaaacgcgTTTACCTTACATTGACAAAGTTGACCGATACGACGGCTCGATGTGCCAAACCGGTCACAAAGTCAAGATAACTGTCGAAGTTGCTCGCCAGCTCATCGTCGTCCTTTTCGTGCATCTTGACTGCGGTCTTCACGATCGTCCAGATCAACCCGTTTTCCAGCATGTACTGGGCCGCTCGCGGTTGCTTCACGCATACGTAATCCATAACCTTCAAAATCAGCTGAAACAGCCGGGACTCGGAGCTGGACTGCGGTAGAATCGCCAACAGGATGTTCAGTCCACTCTCCTGAACTACCGTAAAGTGATGGTCGAGGATAAGCGTTTCGAGCGTAAGTACCGAACCACTCTTTGTGATCCATCGGAAGCTAGCGTTAAGCAGGTCGACGTTGACGCTGTGCGAGCTTATCTGATTGCCCAGATGGTGCCAGCAGATCTTGTACTGTTCGTCGGTGTAGCTCAGGACGCCCGTCGAACTGCCGTGCAGTACGCGATCGCTGATAACGGCAATCAGGTTGATGACCATGGTCCGGATCCGGATGTTGGAGTTGTTCGCCAGAATCAATAGCGTCTCGATTATTTGGTTGTCCACGTGGAAGAACTGCTTGGCATCCTGATCTGGGAAAATAAGCAGAAAGTCGCACAACGCCCGCAGGAAGCTCTCCTGGATGAAGTCGTTCCCAGTACCGAAGTAGTTTTGCTCAAAGAACTCTGTGAAAAGATGTGGAAAGATTTCAGTACATGATTCATGAACAATCACAGAAAAATACTCACTAAACTTGGTCGGCAGTGACTGCGTTGACCGCTGCAGTTCCTTGCGTTCGCAAATTCTCGGCGAGCTGACACGTTCCCTGGGCGTTGAGCAGCCCCTCGATCCTGGACTCTGCAAGCGACGAATCTTGTGCTTGTCCGCCTTGAGGCTTCTTCGGCGAATTTCCAGATTGCCCATCGCCTGGTTCAGCCGCTCGTAGTTGGCAGAGTTGTCCAGCGTTGCGGCGCTGCGCTGCGGGGTGCTGGGTGTTGAAGATTCGCCCGAGTCGGGAGGTGTTTTGGACGAGCTTCCCAGTCGGCTCAGCTCGATGAAGCTGGTCGTCGATTCGAACGAGGTTTCGTGTGAATTGGAAAGTGCCAACGGGATCGCTTTCCGGAGTTGGGAGTACCTGAGGCGTCGTTCGCGGAGGTTTAGCCGGGGTGTGGTTCTTTGTTCGCTTGTTTTGGATGATGGACGGCTCGGTAGCTGCGGATTGATGTTGAAGTAGAACTTTTGCCGGTCGTGGGTGACGTAGCTGTCGGTTGGTTTATGCATTAGCAGAAGCAGCTCGATGATCTCTTTCAGCAGGCTAACGTTTGGAGGTGTGTTCGAAAGGATTGTGATGAGCGTCACCAACGAATCGGCGGCTGACTTTGAGATTTTGACTGTTTTTGGCGGAATCACAAAGTTCATGCGGCAAAAGTCGATCAACGTCGGGACGAGTCCGGCTGTGGCGAGTCGCTTGCAGTTGAAATCCATGCCGGGATGTTTTTCCCTAGTGCAGGTGATCAAGACGTCAAACACCAAATTCAGAACTTCTTCCGATCGATCGATCCACATCTGGAAGTTCTCGAAGAAAAATATGATGATTTCCGGGTAGCGAACTCGCGCCATCGAGTTGGTAGCCACGCAGTACGTATCGACACGCTTGACAAATATTGGCTGATCGAAGGCGACTTCCAGTAGTGCTGCGAGTACGCAGATTTCTTTGTGACACTTTTTGTTCTTTAGCACAATTCCAACTAGCTCGAGTAGATCGCGTTGAACGAACTCGTTGTAAAAGTCGTGATTATCGTGGGCGATCCTCAGCAGCAAACTCAGCGAACTGGCGTGAACTCTCGCCGAGGAGGACAGCTCTACGATTCGAGCGAAGGCGAACAAGATTGCAGATATCCCTCCGGAAAGCTGAATCGATCGCTGCAGCGAGAGGTTCTCAACGGGCTCCAACCGGGGTGAAAAGTTCAACATTCCCAGCACAATTTTGCCGTAATCGGGCTTGATAGCGATAAACAGGTCCGGTTTATGGGCAGCGTAATATCCGACGTGTGTTTGTTGAAGCAGTTGGAACGTATTCTTCGGTTGGAGGTCTACCAGCGTTAGCTTGGACAGGTTTAAGCTTCCGTAATTGGGGATAATCTCACCGCTCAGCGCTCCAGCTAGATGGATCCAGTTGGGCCCGAGTGCGTACAAATTGGCCAGCATGGTCATATCGGTCCAGCACCGTCGAAATAGCTGCACATTCGAAAGTGAAAAGTTCAGCGGACAGTCGTCTTCGGTACCGGTGCGATGTCCGATAGCAATTACCGGCAGGGAGGTATCGATGTGAATCATGCAGGCATCGCCCACCGAGAGGGACTGCTGCTGGACGCCGTCTAGCGTAAGTTCGATAGTGATCGTGTTGTCGAGTTGGCGTACCGAGAGTGCCAACATGGTCCATCGGTTCTCCATCAGTTGAAGATCCTTGATCGTGTACTGCTCCGAGTGTAGATCGTAGAAATAGTCGTTGGAGAGACTTGTTGTGGCTACATCTCTACCCGTTGGTAACAACTTGTAGCAATAAACACACTGCGCTCCGGGTGAATCTACCCGAAATGGTTGCGTGATCGGTTCCATCGATCGAAGAAAGTTCTTGTAGTTCCACAGGTGAGATAGCTCTTTCGAGCAGTCATCGCAGCACGTGAGTCCGACGGCATTCGCCAGATATTGCTTGGTGTGCGCGCTGGTTATGATACGGTCGGGTTTGTTAAACCGCACCGTAAACTGACGTTGACGGTTGATAAACACGGACACGATCTGCTTCTCACTGCCGACGGACATCAGGTGGGTCATCGTGACACGGTTGCTGTCCTGCTGGTCGGTACTTAGACGGAACCAGACCGACGCGGTGAATCCTTCGTTGTTCCAAGGGGAGAAATCGGCGCAGTTCAACGGAATAACCCGAGCTGCACAGGTGAACGGTGTTCGGATGTTGAAGAAGCGGTGATGTTCGCGCAAATAGTTGATCTTTTTCGATAGGAGCACGTCACATGTCGATATCCGTGACCCGTCGTCGTTGGCATCTGGAAAGTTTAGTTCAGTGTAGCATTCCAGCTTGTAGTTGGCATCAATCAGATTGGTCAGCTTGGTGAGAATAAGTTGGACGGGAGGATCTTCTAGACTTAGCAGTTGCAAAAACTTTGACAACACTTCCGGACTATCGAGGTCAGTGATTAGCTCGAGAACCGCTGTCTGCAACTCTTTCAATTCAACATCACTCTTCTCCAGAATCGGACTAAACCCGGTTATCAAATACAGTGAACCTCCAAGATACTCCTTGATCCCGTTGAGCTTCAGCACGGTCTGGGAAAGTAGCGATGACCAACTCGCCGGATTATTGGCACATTTCTTCGACAGCTCGATCAATATCTCAACCACTATCGCACAGATGTTACGGTTAATGCGTACCGACTGTTCACGCCCCACTCCACTTCCCTTTCTCCCCCTCGGCACCAAATGGTCGTTCTCCACATCACCCTCGTACCCATCATCCAACGCCGTCGTGTAACTTTCGTCCGTCGAGCTAAGGTCGTCCTCGGCGCTAAGCGACTTCTTGCGACTACCCAGCGAAAAGCACTGGACCGGAAAGTAGTACTCGTTCTGCTCAACCTGGTCCACCACTTCAAACCCGGCACTTTCGCTGCGTACTTCGGCAATCTTCAGCAGCGATTGCAGCGCGTTCATCACGTTCCGTGAACTTTCCGGCGATTCCCAGTTCTCGAAGGCTCCGCTCAGCAGAAGCTTCTTCAGCTCAACCAACGCCGACTGCATGGCGTCACCTGCGTGAGAAATCGATTAGAGTGAGCTGTTAAGGCGACTGATTACTTCTCAAGATTACAAGCCGAACTGACTCGGTGCACATGCAGAGTAGTGTGGAAAATGAATGTTTGTTTCCCCTTCTTCTTTTCGCGGCCCTGATCTTTTGTACGGCTTCGTGCTTCATAAAACTAGGTGGGTAGATTCGATTACATTCACGTGCTGTGGAGTGGGTACTCTCGGTTGTAGATTACAAGCATGACTCAACAGTCGAGGAACCACCCTAAGCACGAATTATCCCCGCACGAAGAAACGTAACCGTATCGGATTACACCCGCTCTCCCCCTTTTTACAACTTACCCAACTGGTCGTTCTTATCGACGAGCATCTGGAACGTGCTGAGAATCAGCTCCACAAGCGTGGCCAACCGCTTGCGGATGAACCCTCCGGTGGACAGCAGCTGCTGTACCTGATCCGGCAGGTCGGCCCGCCGAATGCGTACCCTTCTGATAGCCGTTCCGGGAAAGTACTCGTCCACGAGATCCGCCAGTAGATGCTTGATGTTGAACATTTCCAGCAGCGACCAGCTCTTCTCAAGCCGGCCGTTACCGTCAGCGGTTTCTTGGGGGGTCACGTCCGGATATTTGAGGGCGAGTTCGCGCAAAAACGAGTAGTCTTCGTCCTCGATGCTGCCAGAGTGATCGGACGTTGACTTAAAGAACTCCTCGGCGCTGGGAAGTTGGTGATCGAGGATTTGGTCGTTGTAGTGGAAGATGTTCAGGATGCTGCGACGCTCCGGATCGACTAGGTCGGCGGTGAGGTCAGCTAGTTTTGGCAGCGGGACCGATCGCTTTGCTTGATCGTGGTGGATGAGCAGGCTGAACAGGTCGTAAACGAGCGGAAGAAAACGTTCAACGTGGGTGAATCGCTGCAGGAAGGCTACGTAGAATCGTTCGTTGACTTGTAGCAAATGTCGGACGATCTTCCAGTGCTCGACAAAGACCTGAAGCACGTTGGCGGTAGAGTCGCCCTTGTACCAGATATCTGGCTCTTTCGGTGGTATCGAATGAAGATCGATGTTGACGTCACTTGTACGAAGTATCCCGAACAACAGCCCAAGGTAGTTGGAAAGGTCCTCCAATCCATCCAGCAAAATTGACCCCAGCGGACCTTCAATATTCGGCAGTTGATGAGCGTTCTCAACTCCAATCCTTAACACAACCCCAGCTTGGTAGACAAACTCCGCTCGTAACGACAGCCCCTGAACCATGGCCCGATTCTCATCGCTGAAAAACGCCTCAAACAAATTTGCATCCCTCAAACAGCGTGCCACGATCATTAGACAGCTGTTGGTGATCTCCTTCGTCGTTTCATCCAGCACGAGTGCTTTAAAATCGCCCTTTTCCTTGCACAGTTGCGGCAATACCAACTCAAACAGCACGAACCGTCCCAGCCGGTACGGAACGACACGTACCGCGTCCTGAAGATACCGCAGCAGTGTCGGCATTCGCGGCCGGTTCTCCAGCCGCCCGTACGCGTCAAACACGTCGCGATGAATTTGGGCGAATCGATCGTAGAACCGGTCGTTGAAGCGTTCGGCTTCGCAGCTGTCGCAGTTCGAGCGGCTAAAGATGGCGTGGATCACGTTGCGGTTGGCAAAGTTGAGACAGACGCGCGGTACCAGGTCGTGGTCGCGGTTGAAGCGAAGTAGAACTTCCAGCGTTTGGATGGTGGCGTTACAACAGCAGATTTGATGCATGGTGAAGAACTGGAGCAGCGTGCGCTGGTCGGAGTGCTTCACGATCGGGAATATGTTCAGCAGGATGTTTTCAAGCGCGCAAACGTACGCCGTGCGGGGATCTTGGCGAGAGTGATGAACTCTGTGTCGAGCGCGTGGTTTCTTCGAGTTTGGAACGGCCACTCGATTGGGCGATAAGGTTGTGATGAAGTTCTGGAGCATTTTAAGCAGAATGTCTACTAATTTGGGTTGACTTCCACTGGAAGAAGCCTGCAGCAAGCCGTAAACATGCTTGATGATGTCCAGGTTGCTTTCCAGCAAGCGGAAGATTGCCAGGAAGAATTGCTCACTGACGAGGGTTTCGTTGTAGTGCAAGAACGACTGATTCACAGTTGACACGATCGTGTACGTCAGGTTGTAGATGAAATCACAGCTGATGGGATTGGTACTGGCACCCTCGAGTTCACCGTGGAGCAGTTGCATGACCTGTGCAGCGACCTGCTTCAGCCCGATAAAGTCGCTCTCCAGGTTGTCTAGGAAGAACAGGTTATTCAAGCTGATCATTAGAATCCCCAGCAGTTTGTGTCGCAAGATCAGCTTGTTCCGGGGACTTTCCTCGATCAGTTCCAGACGGCGAAGCCGCTCGATTGCCATCCGTAGACAGCTGATCGTGGCCGAGCGATCGTCGATCGTTAGCAGGTTTTCGTTGACGACGAGACTTTCGAGCAGGTTCAGCACGGTCAGCGTTAGCTGATCTTGAGTCAACGCCGTACGAAGATGCGCATTGAACGCTTCGGTTTGATAGTCGGCTAAACTCGTTGGTTGAGGTTCTGGAGACGATTCCGGAGGCGCCAGCAGCGTCTGCATACCACAGATCGTCGTGTGTAACGAGGCGCGACTCGTTTCGTTACGCCAATCACTGTTGCAGGTGCGCATCTCGAACACCTTGAGCAGCTGCGCGTTGTACTGAGGTTGATACTGGAGATCCGCTAGCTGTGGAGTGCACCACTTGCGGGTCGGTAGAATTCTGATCAAAACCTCGGCGATCTCGCGACCGTTTACAATGTCCTGCGGAATGATCACTGGTTATTGAAGGCTAATAGCTACCGAAAGGGTCTCTACCTTTCCGCCGAGCTGTTCCAACGCACGCAAAATCCGTCCACCGATACCTTCCAGCAGGAACACCCTCAAATCTTGGTAGCGATCCTCGTTGGAGTCTTCCTGACcctaagaagaagaaaaaaccagAGAGAAAGTGTTTCCCAACGCGCAGTTAGTTTGTATCCAGCCCAACGATAAGCTCGCGAATGTGGGCCACGTAGCAGAGACTCGACCTGCATCAGCTTACCTGCCTGTTATCGCTACGATCAGCGGTCGTCGTAATTACACTTCGTGCCGTCGTGTAGGTGGACGTGGACGAAAGAGAGGACGAcgattcctcctgctgctgctgctgctccaggTCCCCAAGGTCCGTCTCGCCGCCATCGGTGGTGGATTCGCCACGGGAGCAGATCTCGATAATAAACTGCAACAGTTGGCGCGATAAGGCGGACGACACGTTCTCGGAGATGCTGCGGCGAGAAATTGTGGAGAGGGGGAGTTTTGGGGGAACAAACAGTGAGGGAGTGTTGTTGATCTTCTTGGTATTTTTGGGGACGAGACGACGACTTGGGAATGATGTTTGTAGTTGGGTGATAAAATAGCGAGCTGACTTCGACAAAGTAGTTCTAGTTGTACGAGCACCGGAATCCGTAATCTGGACGTTTGGACATGATTTGTAGTATGCGGTAGAGACTCTACCGCATACTACAAATCACGTCCAAAAGTCCAGATTACGGATATCGTCGCTCGTACAACTAGAACTACTTTGTCGAAGTCAGCTCGCTATTTTATCACCCAACTACAAACATCATTCCCAAGTCGTCGTATCGTCCCCAAAAAAACCAAGAAGATCAACAACACTCCCTCACTGTTCGTTTGAAATGCGTTTCCGCCTTTTCGGGCTCGGtttgctgttattatttttataagccATAGTTATGAAACAAACATTGGATTGGAAATAAAGAAAGCATAACTTTCTAGCATTGCTgctaacaaaatttttaaagtttttatttatttgacgcaaaaaattaattgcaattatttgaattcatttaaGTACTTGGTGACGAATGAACCataattcaataaacaaaaagatTGAAATGCTTTTATTCATTCTACTCTACTCACTTGTATGCAGGGTAACAATATGATCGGTAAAGATGAACATAATGTACTCATTATGTACTTATTTcgcttaaaattacaaaaaagaacAGTTTACTGTATGTTTGAAAATCATAATcaatgaaaatcgtgaaaatatgaACAGTATTCTGAATTCCATAATCATTCTGCCTTTTGAGACATTCTGCCTTTTGagacattcggccttttgagacgTTCTGCCTTCTGAGCAAAAGACaaaattcggccttttgaatttcggTCTTCCGAGATTCTGCCTTTTGAGTTTCGGCCTTTTGAGGCAATCCCCAAAAATGCATTGGGATAGATTTCATGCAGAAAATTGCATAAAAGCCTTTCTTCCCCAGTTGTTCAAAGAGCGTTTTAAatgttacaattttgattactcTTTTTTAGGTCACAGATGAGCAAGCATAACTCGAATCGCCTTCTGCACATATATTCTACCGATAAGGTGTACCATGTGAAATCATTCTGCGACGATTAgcttctgctgctggtggtgacTCTATTCTGAAGTTTCATAGTCGTTGCGATGATAAGAACCAGTCGTCGTCCATAACTCATCATAATCTAGTAAGTGATGATCATGTATGGTACTTACTTTGACCGTTGAAATTGCGCCCTCTGCTCCGCGTTCAGCTTTCCAAACTCGTACAGAAATAGCTCCAACCATGAGGTCTGCAAtcggtttgtttgtttgtttgagaTTGAGAACCAATTAGTCATTTTTTGTAATAGTGATTGAACTCGCTTATCTCTCCCGCGCGCGTAACTTGCGATCCTACCTTGGAGGCAGCATTTCCGGCGTTGTCGTCGTCACTGTTGAGAAAGTTCAGCCACAATAGCTTAAGCCGCGCGTAATCCGTGGGCACGTCCGAACTGCTTCTGTCGTTGCTACTGGTTGATGCCATTGTTGTAGGTCAAATATTTGCTCTGGGGTGAGTTTTACGACTGTGTGTGCAACTTTCTTGCAAGTGCTTTTGTCTTCTCTAGACGAGGATTttcatcttgatttttttgtttgccaatTTCGAGTACAGCACTGCCACCAGATGTTGAGTCCGCGAATCCGCGACGATTACTGGCGAGCGATGATTCTCGGAGCTGACTCTGGATTAGCTCACCACGAAGCAAACTCAAACGCAGATAGTCGCGTATGCTCACAAGGAATGGAAACAAATTGCGTCTGTAAAGACTTTGAGGAGGTCACGCAAGGTTCAACAGTGAAGAAGACCACTTCTGCATTAAGTCACACAAGGATTGCTATTGTTTCGCGTGATGTCCGGGGTTGGGAAGCACTTCACAATACTGTTTTCTATTCTACCTAG
This is a stretch of genomic DNA from Culex pipiens pallens isolate TS chromosome 1, TS_CPP_V2, whole genome shotgun sequence. It encodes these proteins:
- the LOC120414265 gene encoding lysosomal-trafficking regulator isoform X2, which gives rise to MASTSSNDRSSSDVPTDYARLKLLWLNFLNSDDDNAGNAASKTSWLELFLYEFGKLNAEQRAQFQRSNISENVSSALSRQLLQFIIEICSRGESTTDGGETDLGDLEQQQQQEESSSSLSSTSTYTTARSVITTTADRSDNRQGQEDSNEDRYQDLRVFLLEGIGGRILRALEQLGGKDIVNGREIAEVLIRILPTRKWCTPQLADLQYQPQYNAQLLKVFEMRTCNSDWRNETSRASLHTTICGMQTLLAPPESSPEPQPTSLADYQTEAFNAHLRTALTQDQLTLTVLNLLESLVVNENLLTIDDRSATISCLRMAIERLRRLELIEESPRNKLILRHKLLGILMISLNNLFFLDNLESDFIGLKQVAAQVMQLLHGELEGASTNPISCDFIYNLTYTIVSTVNQSFLHYNETLVSEQFFLAIFRLLESNLDIIKHVYGLLQASSSGSQPKLVDILLKMLQNFITTLSPNRVAVPNSKKPRARHRVHHSRQDPRTAYVCALENILLNIFPIVKHSDQRTLLQFFTMHQICCCNATIQTLEVLLRFNRDHDLVPRVCLNFANRNVIHAIFSRSNCDSCEAERFNDRFYDRFAQIHRDVFDAYGRLENRPRMPTLLRYLQDAVRVVPYRLGRFVLFELVLPQLCKEKGDFKALVLDETTKEITNSCLMIVARCLRDANLFEAFFSDENRAMVQGLSLRAEFVYQAGVVLRIGVENAHQLPNIEGPLGSILLDGLEDLSNYLGLLFGILRTSDVNIDLHSIPPKEPDIWYKGDSTANVLQVFVEHWKIVRHLLQVNERFYVAFLQRFTHVERFLPLVYDLFSLLIHHDQAKRSVPLPKLADLTADLVDPERRSILNIFHYNDQILDHQLPSAEEFFKSTSDHSGSIEDEDYSFLRELALKYPDVTPQETADGNGRLEKSWSLLEMFNIKHLLADLVDEYFPGTAIRRVRIRRADLPDQVQQLLSTGGFIRKRLATLVELILSTFQMLVDKNDQLGDAMQSALVELKKLLLSGAFENWESPESSRNVMNALQSLLKIAEVRSESAGFEVVDQVEQNEYYFPVQCFSLGSRKKSLSAEDDLSSTDESYTTALDDGYEGDVENDHLVPRGRKGSGVGREQSVRINRNICAIVVEILIELSKKCANNPASWSSLLSQTVLKLNGIKEYLGGSLYLITGFSPILEKSDVELKELQTAVLELITDLDSPEVLSKFLQLLSLEDPPVQLILTKLTNLIDANYKLECYTELNFPDANDDGSRISTCDVLLSKKINYLREHHRFFNIRTPFTCAARVIPLNCADFSPWNNEGFTASVWFRLSTDQQDSNRVTMTHLMSVGSEKQIVSVFINRQRQFTVRFNKPDRIITSAHTKQYLANAVGLTCCDDCSKELSHLWNYKNFLRSMEPITQPFRVDSPGAQCVYCYKLLPTGRDVATTSLSNDYFYDLHSEQYTIKDLQLMENRWTMLALSVRQLDNTITIELTLDGVQQQSLSVGDACMIHIDTSLPVIAIGHRTGTEDDCPLNFSLSNVQLFRRCWTDMTMLANLYALGPNWIHLAGALSGEIIPNYGSLNLSKLTLVDLQPKNTFQLLQQTHVGYYAAHKPDLFIAIKPDYGKIVLGMLNFSPRLEPVENLSLQRSIQLSGGISAILFAFARIVELSSSARVHASSLSLLLRIAHDNHDFYNEFVQRDLLELVGIVLKNKKCHKEICVLAALLEVAFDQPIFVKRVDTYCVATNSMARVRYPEIIIFFFENFQMWIDRSEEVLNLVFDVLITCTREKHPGMDFNCKRLATAGLVPTLIDFCRMNFVIPPKTVKISKSAADSLVTLITILSNTPPNVSLLKEIIELLLLMHKPTDSYVTHDRQKFYFNINPQLPSRPSSKTSEQRTTPRLNLRERRLRYSQLRKAIPLALSNSHETSFESTTSFIELSRLGSSSKTPPDSGESSTPSTPQRSAATLDNSANYERLNQAMGNLEIRRRSLKADKHKIRRLQSPGSRGCSTPRERVSSPRICERKELQRSTQSLPTKFKFFEQNYFGTGNDFIQESFLRALCDFLLIFPDQDAKQFFHVDNQIIETLLILANNSNIRIRTMVINLIAVISDRVLHGSSTGVLSYTDEQYKICWHHLGNQISSHSVNVDLLNASFRWITKSGSVLTLETLILDHHFTVVQESGLNILLAILPQSSSESRLFQLILKVMDYVCVKQPRAAQYMLENGLIWTIVKTAVKMHEKDDDELASNFDSYLDFVTGLAHRAVVSVNFVNPFWDLINGLTLAERNKNPKVTCGVRNVHALLYRNLLQFFVYRPTESIIGHKNNSFTVDLPGSSIPRSEVRIRFNQVHDKAVQFITNSDAHHAVSDAEILLIKTLMSRTLNGNPRGGNIIIWCLLPKRPLSLKLYTLRQLGQYIDGGSKLSMVCDVTMLKVFSESIVLVNQKELSDDDQVFVQSFCQAIEGPQTGAWTLTQTIDKFDYLRTVHLNDQEQSISKSINKQEKLIHTCTIAAMEITRNIVEKQNKLRKELIIQLKKDSDFKFFNQWRQIIDQMTHEDAPWYNAKLYPNSWELDDTFGPGMVQTRMRRCHQTIEQRFLQKDFQFGDGTVPHQLLDYLMPKNRSQEFSMENQLLYTSIVKQISPKQELDSECILTSTELVLSPNTGDLEIYDLCSITKIWTKRYQHQETAVEIFLRSGRSLFLVFDRMLEREVFAGFFQDLVQREGRQELEAQTQLWKEGFLSNWEYLMHLNQISGRSYHDLMQYPVFPWILADYESSMLDLLLERSFRNLEKPIAVQFKDLEKHYINNYNYLKQSENDSTANRKIHPYHYSSHYSNSGTVLHFLVRMLPFTSLFLQYQDNSFDIPDRTFHSLGTTWKLASRDSPTDVKELIPEFYSCPEFLENLEGFDFGNRQSGEPVNHVELPQWSHQSARLFVLIHRQALESDHVRRRICHWIDLTFGYKQVGPAAVEAINVFHPATYASFNASDIDDPVEKLALETMIKTYGQMPRQLFDSPHPQPNLVAPLGANPPEVIDSVTGLKWGLYSGTPVLPNPKIVDIKTVVGSLATLVQLDGNRIVGIPDRTNIFRGPQSRGYYFIDWGKVDNVVRFRSIHESDARSSELVYNTNVDPITACGSDPNCADIWFGHRSGRIAVFQQKQVRKVSFFNHNIQPAVTRTRSSSFRKWIGRKSANWRRRLEGDDDGEETVGPVPVKWNFPVVLIKHRAEITAIAISTEFKIVVSVSMDGTAAIWDYNTLSYVREIPKPVNVINSKISLVCISPTLGDIVTVHSSQESSRRSVSRPSNETSTLVDDESFEVTENYNLDYVNITMASSRDQLRLHTINAKYVEHTFMESPVVAVSYSAVKEGCGVNCIAVGLESGVIRLFSSWNLALVREITMNPYDAFGIKSLIFSKHQHLVVLTTSNVIQTWKSEGLPGMSPQIAELPVRRSFG